The following are encoded together in the Tribolium castaneum strain GA2 chromosome 3, icTriCast1.1, whole genome shotgun sequence genome:
- the LOC657816 gene encoding leucine-rich repeat-containing protein 49: MPTSSSAATIEKKRAFRLQTHVKSIERHDAERSDFLTIESALPSNERRLTKRSHSTLNASSISRAHSSKLIPCDPITLQTHADGSVHVTRTQSEKDCSPDRISLDRRGLTAFPIIDGEMKLRLLSLQHNLISNLEGLQAQNFPYLVFLDIYDNQLEQMGCLDTLDNLRVLLVGKNRLRKIEGLDTLKKIEVLDLHGNQITHVNGLSCLNELKVLNLAGNQIRYIGVGDFQGLTSLQELNLRRNRLRKLLGFGETPNLSKLFISNNDLQSVEDISSLAKSSNLKEISIDNNPVFLGGDCVSFLVSYLPQLNKLNSMQITDQVRKAAMAWRRNKESTNSAFMDLTSDVCLNVRREEIISNARTNWELLRSQTKCLTAKSSRNLSKNVNLSLDSDLILTSFGKTKAKTYASITTKVPLFTNKKLIRTSSQDTDNSLSSSNASSNEFIRLPPILVPIIKKMEQKSEAGSKENSIKLSGSLSSIGPNVDSSVSSLGSENESSESSETEVETEPEEQPKPAEEEKQVPSPRPVVTEKEEPKNVCVAETGSNASTNTAPSTSGSDQSAKVEKTRNIKSAVNSRTAASRWHNRAATAKPKKQSPSVTTGGKDREQGGDYLIEICGRYLNIYGQCALRFIDRPWNASKANDVNSVKFNYVNFNGITGILNKLKLRFPNIDNFFFKETNIHCLGQINALAEVQGLISLNIDPEGNPITQKNWRSYAIYRLSHWGLSVINEVEVTEEEVKKANEEYQSLSDLVLWSLPDVLLQPLLVRLRLDVSYGVSEQNAKKWLLAADPDLRSVVSKEALQWKKGCGEDVAVRQKAKQYISQLLEEMGNSVNKLRLLDKKWPSILHEFVRNALLDYSQLDMYMKQKILELK; this comes from the exons ATGCCAACCAGCAGTAGTGCTGCAACCATC GAGAAGAAGAGGGCTTTCCGTTTACAAACCCACGTAAAAAGCATTGAAAGACACGATGCCGAACGCTCTGACTTTCTCACTATTGAGTCGGCATTGCCCTCAAACGAGCGCAGATTGACCAAGCGCTCCCACAGTACTTTAAACGCGTCAAGCATTTCGAGGGCGCACAGCTCGAAGCTGATCCCATGCGACCCCATCACCTTACAAACGCACGCCGATGGCTCCGTCCATGTCACACGCACCCAAAGCGAGAAAGACTGCAGTCCTGATCGGATAAGTCTGGACAGGAGAGGGCTCACCGCCTTTCCCATCATCGACGGCGAAATGAAACTCAGACTATTATCCTTGCAACATAACTTAATCAGCAATTTAGAGGGGCTACAAGCCCAGAATTTTCCCTACTTAGTATTTCTAGACATCTACGACAACCAGTTAGAACAAATGGGCTGCTTGGACACCTTGGACAATCTCAGGGTGTTGCTAGTGGGGAAAAATAG GTTGCGCAAAATCGAGGGCTTAGACacactgaaaaaaatcgaagtGCTGGACTTGCACGGAAACCAAATCACGCATGTTAATGGTTTGAGTTGCTTGAACGAGTTGAAAGTGCTGAATTTGGCGGGGAATCAGATTCGGTATATCGGAGTTGGGGATTTCCAAGGCTTGACGTCTTTGCAGGAATTAAACTTGCGCAGGAACCGTCTTAGAAAGTTGCTGGGGTTCGGGGAAACCCCGAATTTGAGCAAGCTGTTCATCAGCAATAATGACTTGCAAAG CGTTGAGGACATAAGCAGCTTGGCAAAATCGTCCAACTTGAAGGAGATCTCCATCGACAACAACCCTGTGTTCCTGGGAGGCGATTGTGTCtcatttttggtttcttaccTCCCTCAATTAAACAAACTAAACTCGATGCAAATTACCGACCAAGTGCGGAAAGCTGCAATGGCATGGCGGCGAAACAAAGAGTCCACAAACTCGGCTTTTATGGACTTGACCAGCGACGTGTGTTTGAATGTTCGTCGAGAGGAGATTATTTCAAACGCCCGAACCAACTGGGAGCTCCTCCGCTCCCAGACCAAATGTTTAACAGCAAAATCGTCGagaaatttatcaaaaaacgtGAACTTGTCTTTAGACTCCGACCTAATTTTGACGTCTTTTGGAAAAACGAAAGCAAAGACTTACGCCAGTATTACCACCAAAGTGCCTCTTTTTACAAATAAGAAACTAATAAGAACCAGCTCGCAAGATACCGACAATTCGCTCTCCTCATCCAACGCCTCAAGTAACGAGTTCATAAGACTACCCCCGATTTTGGTCCCGATCATCAAAAAAATGGAGCAGAAAAGCGAAGCGGGCTCGAAGGAGAACAGCATAAAATTATCCGGAAGTCTCTCCAGCATTGGCCCGAACGTCGACAGTTCGGTCAGTTCGCTCGGAAGCGAGAACGAATCGTCCGAAAGTTCCGAAACGGAAGTGGAGACGGAGCCAGAGGAGCAACCGAAGCCCGCGGAAGAAGAGAAACAAGTGCCATCGCCGAG GCCGGTTGTAACCGAGAAAGAGGAGCCGAAAAATGTGTGTGTTGCGGAAACTGGAAGTAATGCTTCGACGAACACTGCACCCAGCACGTCAGGTAGTGACCAGTCGGCGAAAGTTGAGAAAACAAGGAATATTAAAAGTGCAGTGAATAGTCGGACGGCAGCGTCGAGGTGGCATAACAGGGCGGCCACTGCGAAGCCCAAAAAGCAGTCGCCGTCGGTTACAACCGGGGGGAAGGACAGGGAGCAAG GGGGCGATTACCTGATCGAAATCTGCGGCAGATACTTGAACATTTACGGTCAATGTGCCTTACGTTTTATCGACCGTCCCTGGAACGCCTCAAAGGCCAACGACGTCAACTCGGTCAAATTCAACTACGTCAACTTCAACGGAATCACCGGCATTCTAAACAAGCTAAAATTACGATTCCCCAACATCGACAACTTCTTCTTCAAAGAGACCAACATCCACTGTTTGGGCCAAATCAACGCTCTGGCCGAAGTCCAAGGCCTAATCTCGCTCAACATCGACCCTGAGGGGAACCCCATAACGCAGAAAAACTGGCGAAGCTACGCCATCTACAGACTCTCCCACTGGGGCTTGTCTGTGATCAACGAAGTGGAAGTGACCGAAGAAGAAGTGAAAAAGGCCAACGAGGAGTACCAAAGTTTGAGCGACTTGGTCCTGTGGTCGTTGCCCGACGTCCTCCTGCAGCCGCTTCTAGTGAGGCTGAGGCTGGACGTGAGTTATGGGGTTTCGGAGCAGAACGCGAAAAAGTGGCTTTTGGCGGCGGACCCCGATTTGAGGAGCGTTGTGAGCAAGGAGGCGCTGCAGTGGAAGAAAGGATGCGGG GAGGATGTTGCGGTTAGACAGAAAGCCAAGCAATATATTTCGCAGCTGTTGGAGGAAATGGGCAATTCGGTGAACAAACTGCGATTGTTGGATAAAAAGTGGCCTTCGATTTTGCACGAATTTGTGCGAAATGCCCTTCTGGACTACTCACAGTTAGACATGTACATGAAACAGAAAATCTTAGAACTGAAGTAA
- the LOC100141920 gene encoding uncharacterized protein LOC100141920 has translation MNYLLHVLLLLGLIGVSKAHHFIKLVILAGLGLAGLWMVHTLAQDYGNLTHGGGGGGGKAFEKRSIDTHRGINWEFVLSRDPARCARSFICQLAAQDEDQLDEVGQNILRLTRLSAQQNSWASKQLLEALKHGKNALNPSQCMKIYKFCPYSSQTMTTLLKLFGG, from the exons ATGAATTACTTACTTCACGTCTTGCTACTTCTGGGTTTGATCGGTGTCTCCAAAGCCCACCATTTCATCAAGCTGGTCATTTTGGCCGGCTTGGGGCTGGCGGGGCTGTGGATGGTGCACACCCTCGCCCAGGACTACGGCAATCTGACGCATGGGGGCGGCGGAGGCGGCGGCAAAGCCTTCGAGAAGCGCTCGATCGAT ACTCACCGTGGGATAAACTGGGAGTTCGTGTTATCTAGAGACCCTGCAAGGTGTGCCAGGAGTTTCATTTGCCAGTTGGCGGCGCAGGATGAGGACCAGCTCGATGAAGTCGGACAAAATATCCTCCGATTAACTCG ATTATCGGCTCAGCAAAACTCATGGGCGAGCAAGCAACTGCTCGAGGCTCTAAAGCACGGAAAAAATGCGCTCAATCCCAGCCAGTGCATGAAAATCTACAAATTCTGTCCCTACTCTAGTCAAACGATGACGACTCTCTTAAAACTCTTTGGCGGTTAA
- the MetRS gene encoding methionine--tRNA ligase, cytoplasmic, whose product MLIYTNANNPAALKLLIAAKFAQKSVDIKVVDVNDGSLEQPRHLPYVKTGDNETIFVPNAGVWWLWPPAQQAAKAASEYLEWEAAVLAPTLAHVVGGGSKQENLKACLNSALNKLNKVLESQPYLSEKKLNASDIVVWCTLYPLALDDTLAKEYLSNNLHVLKWMKSVESDKEVAEVLKSFKISSGIAAYQALLAGAKFIISNISTDNNVQSPQSVPEIVTSDELEAAQKAWLKDIKDIPLMKTQPKVVLPKSTERNILITSALPYVNNVPHLGNIIGCVLSSDVFARFCRICNYNTLFIGGTDEYGTATETKALEEGLSCQAICDKYYAIHKDIYNWFNISFDYFGRSSSPQQTELCQDMFLQLNNNGFMFTEAVEQLHCEKCDRYLADRFVEGGCPHPGCNYEDARGDQCDGCGKLVNAVELKNPRCKICRSTPKLKTSNQFFIDLPKLEPLLLHWMKQSAPGWSSNAQVIGKAWIREGLKPRCITRDLKWGVPVPLKDFKDKVFYVWFDAPIGYMSINKAYTEKWEEWWRPKPEHKITLYQFMAKDNVPFHAVMFPACLLGANRGYITVSHIMATEYLNYEDGKFSKSRGVGVFGNDARDTGIPSDVWRFYLLYVRPESQDSSFSWSDLATKNNSELLNNLGNFINRALVFAKNNFNCTVPEMQLTKDDFTLLVLCTRELKGYVNCLEKCKLRDGIRHILSISRLGNQYMQFNQPWVLLKGTPEEKVRAATVVGLCCNIAALLATLLHPYMPDTSNTLKKQLNCANTALTPESIEIRQLLPPGHKLGNPAPLFAKLEPAKVDELKKKFAGAETKPRQMNGELKMTDLTKSIAEIEKRLKTLKSGKADKKKIKEEEAILADLRSKLNSQVQNNKDDIKSIEDQIAVQGSLVRKMKESGASKPEWQPEVAKLLELKAKLASLQPR is encoded by the exons ATGTTGATTTACACCAACGCAAACAATCCGGCGGCGTTAAAACTTCTAATCGCCGCGAAATTTGCGCAAAAAAGTGTTGATATTAAGGTTGTGGACGTGAATG ATGGGTCACTCGAACAACCTAGACATTTGCCCTATGTAAAAACGGGCGATAATGAGACGATTTTTGTGCCAAATGCGGGCGTTTGGTGGCTGTGGCCCCCTGCACAGCAGGCGGCAAAAGCAGCGAGTGAGTATCTGGAGTGGGAGGCGGCCGTTTTGGCGCCCACTTTGGCCCACGTTGTGGGGGGCGGCtccaaacaagaaaacttaaagGCTTGTCTCAATTCAGCCTTAAATAAACTGAACAAAGTTCTGGAAAGCCAGCCCTACTTGTCTGAG aaaaagttGAATGCGAGTGATATTGTGGTGTGGTGTACTCTTTACCCACTTGCGCTTGATGATACTTTAGCCAAGGAGTATTTATCGAACAATTTGCATGTTTTAAAGTGGATGAAAAGTGTGGAGAGTGATAAAGAAGTGGCTGAAgttttaaaatcttttaaaatatcatcagGAATTGCCGCTTATCAGGCGTTACTTGCAGGCGCTAAATTCATAATTAGTAACATTTCCACAGATAATAACGTTCAATCTCCACAAAGTGTGCCTGAAATTGTCACAAGTGACGAGCTAGAGGCCGCACAGAAGGCCTGGTTGAAGGATATTAAAGATATTCCCTTGATGAAAACTCAGCCAAAAGTGgt ATTACCTAAAAGTACAGAACGGAATATTTTAATCACTTCCGCACTGCCCTACGTTAATAACGTTCCCCATTTAGGGAATATAATCGGTTGTGTCCTTTCGTCCGATGTTTTCGCCCGTTTTTGTCGCATTTGCAATTACAACACTCTTTTTATCGGTGGTACTGACGAGTACGGTACTGCCACCGAAACCAAGGCTTTAGAGGAAGGTTTATCGTGTCAAGCAATTTGCGACAAATACTACGCCATTCACAAAGACATCTACAACtggtttaatatcagttttgaTTATTTCGGCCGTTCCTCATCACCGCAACAAAcaga ATTGTGTCAGGATATGTTTTtgcaactaaacaacaacGGTTTTATGTTCACTGAAGCCGTTGAACAGTTACATTGCGAAAAGTGTGACCGGTATCTAGCCGATAGATTTGTGGAAGGGGGCTGTCCACACCCGGGCTGCAACTACGAAGATGCTCGGGGTGATCAATGCGATGGTTGTGGAAAATTAGTGAACGCAGTTGAGCTCAAAAATCCTCGGTGTAAAATTTGCAGAAGCACACCGAAGTTGAAAACATCCAACCAGTTTTTCATTGATTTACCCAAG TTGGAACCTCTTTTGCTTCACTGGATGAAACAATCTGCCCCTGGATGGTCGAGCAACGCTCAAGTCATCGGAAAAGCCTGGATAAGAGAAGGTTTAAAACCTCGGTGTATCACTCGGGACTTAAAATGGGGCGTCCCTGTGCCCCTTAAAGACTTCAAAGACAAGGTGTTTTACGTCTGGTTTGACGCCCCGATTGGCTACATGTCAATAAACAAGGCCTACACTGAGAAATGGGAAGAGTGGTGGAGGCCCAAACCCGAGCATAAAATAACTCTGTACCAGTTCATGGCCAAGGACAATGTTCCGTTCCATGCTGTCATGTTCCCCGCTTGTCTCCTGGGAGCCAACAGGGGGTACATCACAGTATCACACATCATGGCCACCGAATATTTGAATTACGAGGACGGGAAATTCTCAAAGTCGCGAGGAGTTGGCGTTTTTGGAAACGATGCCCGAGATACGGGCATTCCGAGCGACGTTTggcgattttatttattgtatgtGAGGCCAGAATCACAAGATTCCAGCTTTAGTTGGTCGGATTTGGCCACGAAAAATAATTCCGAGTTGTTGAATAATCTCGGTAATTTTATTAACCGGGCTCTTGTTTTTGCCAAGAATAATTTTAACTGCACTGTGCCTGAAATGCAACTCACGAAGGACGATTTTACGCTGTTGGTTTTGTGCACAAGGGAGTTAAAAGGTTACGTAAACTGTCTCGAAAAGTGCAAGTTGAGGGACGGTATCAGGCATATTTTGTCCATTTCGCGGCTTGGAAATCAGTATATGCAGTTTAACCAACCTTGGGTGCTCCTTAAGGGAACCCCCGAAGAGAA ggTTCGTGCAGCTACTGTTGTGGGCCTTTGTTGCAATATTGCGGCTTTGTTGGCCACACTGTTGCACCCATATATGCCTGACACCAGTAACACGTTGAAGAAACAGCTGAATTGCGCCAATACTGCCCTTACTCCAGA AAGCATTGAAATAAGACAACTTTTACCACCTGGCCACAAGCTAGGCAACCCAGCGCCACTTTTTGCAAAGCTAGAACCGGCAAAAGTCGAcgaattgaagaaaaaatttgcGGGGGCGGAAACTAAACCCCGACAAATGAACGGAGAATTAAAAATGACTGACTTGACTAAAAGTATCGCTGAAATT GAAAAGCGGCTAAAAACCTTAAAATCGGGCAAAGCGGATAAAAAGAAgataaaagaagaagaagcaATTCTCGCTGATCTCCGATCAAAATTAAACTCGCAAGTGCAAAACAACAAAGACGACATCAAAAGCATAGAAGACCAAATTGCGGTTCAG gGTTCACTCGTGCGTAAAATGAAAGAAAGTGGGGCTAGCAAGCCCGAATGGCAACCAGAAGTTGCAAAATTGCTCGAATTGAAAGCAAAGTTGGCTAGTCTTCAGCCacgttaa
- the GluProRS gene encoding bifunctional glutamate/proline--tRNA ligase has protein sequence MKLTCSRTNPLLGGLIAAEYVKILKNVSLEVQWGDANVVDNCSKKIICDTNNDLLRAIARLFAENELYGGTPLEKTEVDHWLSYSLSLKTSKNDLKDLLTLLDKSLQAVTFLACKRLTIADFAVFASLYSSRPWQDLISRNETPVNVLRWYNFIQSQPAVVQILKSLPNEAKSALVPPAGRQSLDKSNVGNRAQEGKFVELPGAEMGKVVVRFPPEASGYLHIGHAKAALLNQYYQEAFKGKLVMRFDDTNPAKENLHFEKVILEDVALLELKPDMFTHTSQYFDLMLEFCEKLLKEGKAYVDDTDPETMKMQREQKIEAASRNNTYEQNSKLWEEMKKGTQKGQQCCVRAKIDMQSPNGCLRDPTIYRCKNEPHPRTGDKYKVYPTYDFACPIVDSIEGVTHVLRTMEYHDRDPQFYWFIEALGLRRPYIWEYSRLSMTNTVLSKRKLTWFVNEGLVDGWDDPRMPTVRGVLRRGMTVQGLKEFIIAQGSSRSVVFMEWDKIWAFNKKVIDPIAPRYTAVEFKDPVTITVKGVKEECLTVPKHPKNTDVGNKSVWIGPKIIIDRVDAECLKEGENATFINWGNLLIKKINKEKNVITSIEAEPNLDNKDYKKTLKLTWLAVTDNAKFTPTWCVYFDHLISKALLGKDEDFKQFIGHETRKEFQMIGDPELKKLKKGDIIQLQRRGFFRVDVAYEPMDLVTCKEQPVILFYIPDGHTKESPFALNTAKATTNAAEQPSKAAKQVDSKSVKSAADVNSEIIKQGDIVRNLKAQKAPKEEIDTAVKALLALKADYKTITKTDWKPGFVPPTTSAPDTSDLNAKITAQGDKVRKLKAEKADKSVVEIEVKSLLALKQEYKQKFGKDWVPGTAPPVKTEPGDDDLNSKITAQGDKVRNLKSSKSDKSVIEAEVKVLLALKQEYKQKFGKDWTPGSAPVKQVQTSSGKNEAELLDAIAKQGDIVRKLKGEKAAKSDIDREVKTLLSLKDDFKKLTGKEWKPGMKPENNISVVSPGGGDSMDSVTKDALVAKVTEQGNVVRDLKAKKASKDEIDKAVKVLLDLKAEYKTLTGTDFPAPGRTPSKPKETQPKVAKSAPKPKEKKSVSPPADEGGLKKQTRLGLEAKKEEDLSDWYSQVITKGEMIEYYDVSGCYIYRPWSFAIWKAIKEWFSTEIEKLGVQDCYFPIFVSRSVLEKEKTHIADFAPEVAWVTKSGDSDMAEPIAVRPTSETVMYPAYAKWIQSYRDLPIKLNQWNNVVRWEFKHPQPFLRTREFLWQEGHTAYALKEEADQEVKTILDLYARIYTDILAIPVIKGRKTEKEKFAGGDYTLTVEAFVSASGRAIQGATSHHLGQNFAKMFEIIYEDPETQEKKYVYQNSWGITTRTIGVMVMVHADNKGLVLPPRAACIQVVIVPCGVTVGLSEQARNDLQASCDQLEAELSNGGIKVKGDYRNNYSPGWKFNHWELKGVPIRVELGPKDIEKRQIVAVRRDTGEKITLPRDTAVEKLRKLLDDIQQSLLQRASDDMKSHTVLLKDWSQFAVNLDKKNMILAPFCGETSCEDRIKAESARDEDAEPGAPSMGAKSLCIPLEQPAPIQSSDKCIHPACKTKPQFYTLFGRSY, from the exons ATGAAGCTGACTTGTAGCAGAACTAACCCGCTTTTAG GCGGTTTAATTGCGGCCGAATATGTAAAAATCTTAAAGAACGTTTCACTGGAAGTGCAGTGGGGCGATGCCAACGTTGTTGATAACtgctccaaaaaaattatttgcgaTACTAACAATGATTTATTGAGGGCCATTGCGCGATTATTCGCCGAAAATGAGTTATACGGAGGCACTCCACTTGAAAAAACTGAAGTCGACCACTGGTTGAGTTACTCACTGAGtctaaaaacatcaaaaaacgATCTTAAAGACCTTTTAACTTTGCTGGATAAGTCGCTACAAGCGGTCACGTTTCTGGCCTGTAAACGGCTAACAATTGCCGATTTTGCAGTTTTTGCAAGTCTTTACA GTTCCAGACCTTGGCAAGACCTGATTTCGCGAAACGAAACCCCTGTTAATGTTTTAAGGTGGTACAATTTTATCCAGTCACAGCCAGCTGTTGTGCAGATTTTGAAATCATTGCCTAATGAAGCTAAATCAGCGTTGGTACCACCAGCAGGGAGACAGTCTTTAGATAAGTCAAATGTGGGCAATAGGGCACAAGAGGGCAAGTTTGTTGAGTTGCCAGGGGCGGAAATGGGCAAGGTCGTAGTCAGATTCCCACCTGAAGCTTCAGG ATATCTGCATATTGGTCACGCAAAGGCCGCCCTCCTTAACCAGTATTACCAAGAGGCCTTCAAGGGAAAGCTTGTTATGCGTTTTGATGACACAAATCCAGCTAAGGAGAATCTACACTTTGAAAAAGTGATCCTTGAAGATGTTGCTTTATTGGAGCTGAAACCGGATATGTTCACTCATACTTCGCAGtattttgatttaatgttGGAATTTTGTGAGAAGCTGTTGAAAGAGGGCAAGGCATATGTGGACGATACTGATCCTGAGACCATGAAAATGCAACgcgaacaaaaaattgaagcggctagtagaaataata cTTACGAGCAGAATTCAAAATTGTGGGAGGAAATGAAAAAAGGGACACAGAAAGGCCAACAGTGTTGTGTGAGGGCGAAAATTGACATGCAGTCGCCCAATGGGTGTCTCAGGGACCCCACAATTTACAGGTGCAAGAACGAACCCCACCCCAGAACTGGAGACAAATATAA AGTATATCCGACGTACGATTTTGCCTGTCCTATTGTGGACTCCATTGAGGGTGTGACCCATGTGTTACGAACCATGGAGTACCATGACCGTGATCCCCAATTCTATTGGTTTATTGAAGCTTTAGGTTTACGCAGACCTTACATTTGGGAGTACAGCAGACTCTCAATGACCAACACTGTTCTAAGTAAACGAAAATTGACTTGGTTTGTCAATGAGGGGCTTGTGGATGGATG GGATGATCCCAGAATGCCTACAGTTAGAGGGGTGCTGAGGAGAGGGATGACTGTTCAAGGCTTGAAAGAATTTATCATAGCTCAAGGTTCAAGTCGTTCGGTTGTTTTCATGGAGTGGGACAAAATCTGGgcctttaataaaaaagttatcgATCCGATTGCCCCCCGTTACACTGCGGTGGAATTCAAAGATCCTGTTACAATCACAGTGAAAGGGGTTAAAGAAGAGTGTCTTACTGTTCCCAAACATCCGAAAAATACAGACGTTGGGAATAAATCAGTGTGGATTGGAccgaaaattattattgatcGAGTCGATGCTGAGTGTTTGAAAGAAGGGGAAAATGCGACTTTTATCAATTGGGGGAATTtgctcattaaaaaaattaacaaggaaaaaaatgtaattacatCGATCGAGGCTGAGCCAAACTTGGATAATAAAGACTATAagaaaacactgaaattaacGTGGTTGGCGGTCACAGATAATGCGAAGTTTACGCCAACGTGGTGCGTTTATTTTGATCATTTAATTAGTAAGGCGCTTTTGGGCAAAGACGAAGATTTCAAACAGTTTATTGGACATGAGACGCGA aaagAATTTCAAATGATTGGTGAtcctgaattaaaaaaattgaaaaaagggGATATTATTCAATTGCAACGACGCGGTTTCTTTAGAGTTGATGTTGCATACGAACCTATGGATTTGGTGACTTGTAAAGAGCAGCCAGTTATTTTGTTCTATATTCCTGATGGGCATACGAAGGAGAGCCCGTTTGCGCTTAATACTGCCAAGGCCACGACTAATGCg GCCGAACAGCCATCAAAAGCTGCCAAACAAGTCGACTCAAAATCGGTCAAATCAGCTGCAGACGTTAACtctgaaataataaaacaaggTGACATCGTGCGAAACTTGAAAGCTCAAAAAGCACCCAAAGAGGAAATTGACACTGCGGTCAAAGCTCTCCTAGCATTGAAAGCTGACTATAAAACAATCACCAAAACGGATTGGAAACCCGGATTTGTGCCCCCAACAACTTCCGCACCTGACACCAGTGATCTAAATGCGAAAATAACGGCCCAAGGCGATAAAGTACGAAAACTGAAAGCTGAAAAAGCCGACAAAAGTGTGGTCGAAATTGAAGTTAAATCTTTATTGGCTTTGAAACAGGAATACAAACAAAAGTTTGGGAAAGATTGGGTGCCTGGGACCGCACCACCTGTCAAAACTGAACCCGGGGATGACGATTTAAATAGTAAAATTACCGCACAAGGGGATAAA GTGCGCAATTTAAAGTCTTCCAAAAGTGATAAAAGTGTGATTGAGGCTGAAGTTAAAGTTTTACTAGCCCTGAAGCAGGAGTACAAGCAAAAGTTTGGTAAAGACTGGACTCCGGGAAGTGCTCCAGTCAAACAAGTTCAAACTTCAAGTGGCAAAAACGAAGCGGAGTTGTTAGACGCTATCGCCAAACAAGGCGACATTGTGCGAAAATTAAAAGGGGAGAAAGCTGCCAAAAGTGATATTGATCGTGAAGTTAAAACTTTGTTGTCTCTGAAAGACGATTTCAAGAAATTGACTGGAAAAGAGTGGAAACCGGGCATGAAACCGGAAAATAACATTTCTGTCGTTTCTCCTGGTGGTGGTGACTCGATGGACTCGGTTACGAAGGACGCACTAGTGGCTAAAGTTACCGAACAGGGGAACGTTGTGAGAGACTTGAAAGCAAAAAAAGCGAGcaaa gaTGAGATTGATAAAGCCGTCAAGGTTTTATTAGATTTGAAGGCTGAGTATAAGACACTGACTGGGACTGATTTCCCAGCCCCTGGAAGGACTCCAAGTAAACCGAAAGAAACGCAACCCAAAGTTGCCAAAAGTGCCCCTAAACCAAAAGAAAAGAAATCGGTGTCTCCTCCa GCCGATGAAGGcggtttgaaaaaacaaacacgTCTAGGTTTGGAGGCCAAGAAAGAGGAAGACCTCTCCGACTGGTACTCCCAAGTGATCACCAAAGGCGAAATGATCGAATATTACGACGTTTCCGGTTGTTACATTTACAGGCCTTGGTCGTTCGCAATTTGGAAAGCCATCAAAGAGTGGTTTTCCACCGAAATTGAGAAACTTGGCGTTCAAGATTGCTATTTTCCCATTTTCGTGTCGCGTAGCGTTTTGGAGAAAGAAAAAACGCACATTGCAGACTTTGCACCGGAAGTGGCGTGGGTCACAAAGTCCGGAGATTCGGACATGGCGGAACCCATCGCAGTGCGGCCAACTTCCGAAACTGTTATGTATCCAGCTTATGCCAAGTGGATTCAGTCTTATCGCGATCTTCCGATCAAACTGAATCAATGGAACAACGTTGTC AGGTGGGAATTCAAACACCCGCAACCGTTCCTTCGCACTCGGGAATTTCTATGGCAAGAAGGCCACACGGCTTACGCCTTGAAAGAGGAAGCGGATCAGGAAGTAAAAACAATCttgg ACTTGTATGCCCGAATTTACACCGATATTTTGGCCATTCCGGTCATCAAAGGTCGCAAAACCGAGAAAGAGAAATTCGCAGGGGGCGACTACACCCTGACTGTGGAAGCGTTCGTTTCTGCAAGTGGTCGAGCAATCCAAGGAGCAACGTCGCACCACTTGGGCCAAAACTTTgcgaaaatgtttgaaataatttacgaaGACCCCGAAACGCAGGAGAAAAAATACGTTTATCAGAATTCTTGGGGTATCACGACCCGAACTATCg GTGTTATGGTGATGGTCCATGCCGATAATAAGGGTCTAGTGCTTCCCCCGAGGGCTGCCTGTATCCAGGTTGTTATCGTACCATGTGGGGTGACTGTAGGTTTGTCGGAACAAGCACGCAACGATCTCCAAGCCTCGTGTGATCAACTTGAAGCCGAATTAAGTAACGGAGGGATTAAAGTTAAAGGGGATTACAGGAATAATTACTCGCCcggttggaaatttaatcattgGGAACTGAAAGGTGTCCCAATTCGGGTCGAGTTGGGCCCTAAAGACATCGAAAAGAGACAAATTGTGGCTGTTAGGCGAGACACCGGTGAAAAAATTACGCTCCCGCGGGATACAGCTGTTGAAAAACTACGCAAATTATTGGATGACATTCAGCAAAGTTTATTGCAACGTGCCAGCGATGACATGAAGAGTCACACGGTTCTGTTGAAAGATTGGTCACAATTTGCCGTTAATTTGGACaagaaaaatatgattttggCACCGTTTTGCGGGGAAACGTCGTGCGAGgacagaattaaagctgagaGTGCTAG GGATGAAGATGCCGAACCTGGGGCCCCGTCAATGGGGGCCAAGTCGCTCTGCATACCGCTGGAACAGCCAGCCCCCATCCAAAGCAGCGACAAATGCATCCACCCCGCTTGTAAAACAAAGCCACAATTTTATACGTTGTTTGGGCGaagttattaa